Within Phycisphaerae bacterium, the genomic segment GCAGGTTCTGGAACACTTGCATAATGCGGGTCGGTTCACACTCAATCATAGGCAGTGTGTTTTCGATTGTAATAGTAACGTTTTCCGGCGGAGCAAGTAGATCAATAATCTCTGGAACAAGCTCATTTAGATTCACCACAACCTTTTCTTCTTCAACACGTCCGACTCTGGAATACTGCAAGATACCGTCAATGAGGTTGTGCATTCGGTCCACGCGACTTCCAAGCAGGCTTATCTGCTCTTTGCCGTTATCATCGAGCTTATCTGCGTAATCGGTTGATATCCATTCCGCAAGGGTCTTGATTCCCCGCAGCGGCGCTTTCAAATCATGTGAGACTATGTATGCGAAGTCCTTTAGTTCCTGATTTGTCTTTTCCAGCTGCTCGAGCAGCTCGGCCTGGCGCTGCTCTGCCAGCTTGCGTTCGGTGATATCTCGCGAGACGGCCAACAAACGGTTAATGCTGCCATCAGCGTCTTTGATGGGCGTAATGATAACCTCCCACCATTTTGGCTTGCCTTTAGCTGTTTGGAAATACCCATAAAAGATACCTGTATCACCTTGTTTGGCCTTTGAAATAGCTTCGAGGCAATCCTCTTTTTCCTTACCTTTCCAATAATCAACAAATGACATATTCAAATAAGGCGTTATATCATCGATCTCGAGTATTTTCTGCCCACCTTCGCTCATCGACAATAAACGCCCTTCCAAATCTAAAACTTTGATACAGTCACTACTGCTCTCGATGATACGCTTGGTAAATTCCTCGCTTTTCCGCAGGACCTCCTCCGCCTTCTTGCGCTCGGCCATCTCTCGATTGAGATTATCTATCGATGTGGTCGTTTTGCGCAGGTTCCCTGTCATCTGGTTAAAAGCTGCCGCTAAATCCCCTATCTCATCATTCTTTTTAATTTCTATTTGCGTGTCTAACCTGCCTTGGCCTATTCTAACGGCAGCATCTCTCAAGCTTATTATTGGTTTTGCAATTCTTTTTGAAAGAAAGACGCCGAATATAATGGCCAAGGCAAAGCTTAGAAGCATAATTAATCCAGATATTACGAGCGTGGTAATTACAGTTTCATATGCCTCCAGAACCGGTAATTCAACCACAACTGCCCAGTCAGGCGTGCCAAGATGCGCATGGTTAGCCACAACCAGGTTTTCTTGGATACCTTTTACTACCTTGGC encodes:
- a CDS encoding ATP-binding protein — translated: MKKAKKFRSLTVTLAIAFLALSVAVLLIAGSLSMYFSLQNQQKLIINEQRFIAQNAANTVKSFVQGKFDVLKTAAGLGDLIASSQQEQKLILEKLLGCEPAFRQLVLFNAQEQELLRDSRLSNLLAGQMKKQIEQDSSELFSQTRQREIYISSVYIDEITSEPMVMMAVPVINVFGDFQGALAAEVNLKFMWDLVGGIKVGNKGRAYVVDRQGKLIASGDVSRVLKGENLIYLNEVNKFVKGDLLTHKDGAKVVKGIQENLVVANHAHLGTPDWAVVVELPVLEAYETVITTLVISGLIMLLSFALAIIFGVFLSKRIAKPIISLRDAAVRIGQGRLDTQIEIKKNDEIGDLAAAFNQMTGNLRKTTTSIDNLNREMAERKKAEEVLRKSEEFTKRIIESSSDCIKVLDLEGRLLSMSEGGQKILEIDDITPYLNMSFVDYWKGKEKEDCLEAISKAKQGDTGIFYGYFQTAKGKPKWWEVIITPIKDADGSINRLLAVSRDITERKLAEQRQAELLEQLEKTNQELKDFAYIVSHDLKAPLRGIKTLAEWISTDYADKLDDNGKEQISLLGSRVDRMHNLIDGILQYSRVGRVEEEKVVVNLNELVPEIIDLLAPPENVTITIENTLPMIECEPTRIMQVFQNLLSNAVKYMDKPKGQIKVDCVEEDGFWKFSVADNGPGIEEKHFGKIFQLFQTLSPRDESQSTGIGLTVIKKIVELYNGKIWVESEPGQGSTFFFTLPKQETGVKDAKLETVVDYK